Proteins encoded within one genomic window of Prochlorococcus marinus str. MIT 9515:
- a CDS encoding F0F1 ATP synthase subunit gamma codes for MANLKEIRDRIVSVKNTRKITEAMRLVAAAKVRRAQDQVLKSRPFADKLARVLENIQSRVQFEAVDSPLLSKREVKSISLVCITADRGLCGGYNTNIIKKVEIRYAELIKQGYEPNLILVGKKAIGYFQNRKDKYVIKSTFKELEQVPTAIDSEGITNEVLAEFLSENSDRVEIIYTKFITLVSCAPVVQTLLPLDPQGIAQENDEIFRLTTKNSKLLVEKSNLEKNESDRLPSDIVFEQSPDQLLDSLLPLYLQNQILRALQESAASELACRMTAMNNASDNAKELASTLNLTYNKARQAAITQEILEVVGGSAV; via the coding sequence ATGGCAAATCTTAAAGAAATTAGAGATCGAATTGTTTCTGTTAAAAATACTAGAAAAATAACAGAAGCCATGAGATTGGTTGCGGCTGCGAAGGTTAGGAGAGCACAAGATCAAGTCCTCAAGAGTAGACCTTTTGCAGACAAACTTGCTCGTGTTTTAGAGAATATTCAATCGAGGGTCCAGTTTGAGGCTGTAGACTCTCCACTTTTATCCAAAAGAGAAGTGAAATCAATTTCTTTGGTTTGCATAACTGCGGATCGAGGCTTATGTGGTGGATATAATACAAACATAATTAAAAAGGTAGAAATTAGGTATGCAGAGTTAATTAAACAAGGTTATGAACCAAATTTGATTTTAGTTGGGAAAAAAGCAATAGGTTACTTCCAAAATAGGAAGGATAAATACGTAATTAAAAGTACATTCAAAGAACTAGAACAAGTCCCAACAGCTATAGATTCTGAAGGAATAACCAATGAGGTTTTAGCGGAATTTTTATCAGAAAACTCAGATAGGGTAGAAATCATTTATACCAAATTCATCACTCTCGTAAGTTGTGCTCCAGTTGTACAAACGTTGCTGCCATTAGACCCTCAAGGAATTGCACAGGAAAATGATGAGATCTTTAGATTAACTACAAAAAATAGTAAGTTACTAGTTGAAAAATCTAATTTAGAAAAGAATGAATCAGACAGATTGCCTTCTGATATCGTTTTTGAACAAAGCCCTGATCAGTTATTGGATTCCTTATTACCTTTGTACTTGCAGAATCAGATTCTTAGAGCACTTCAAGAGTCTGCTGCATCAGAACTTGCCTGCAGAATGACTGCAATGAATAATGCAAGTGATAATGCTAAAGAATTAGCAAGTACTTTAAACCTTACCTATAACAAAGCAAGACAAGCTGCAATAACTCAGGAAATTTTAGAGGTGGTAGGAGGTTCAGCAGTCTAG
- a CDS encoding F0F1 ATP synthase subunit B' — protein MLAFNFFGATEGGLFDINATLPLMAIQVVALTYILNSLFFKPVGKVVEKREKFVSNNIMEAKNKLSEVEKLEADLLSQLQSARSEAQKIVSDAENESDKLYKEALELANNEANASKEKARLEIENQTSSARDQLFKQADDLSELIVNRLILEK, from the coding sequence ATGTTGGCCTTTAATTTTTTTGGAGCTACCGAAGGTGGGTTATTTGACATAAATGCCACTTTGCCTCTTATGGCAATACAAGTAGTCGCTCTTACTTACATATTAAATTCTCTCTTTTTTAAACCTGTAGGCAAGGTTGTTGAAAAAAGAGAAAAATTTGTAAGTAATAATATTATGGAGGCCAAAAATAAACTTTCAGAAGTTGAAAAATTAGAAGCTGATTTATTAAGCCAGCTTCAAAGTGCTCGTTCTGAAGCTCAAAAAATTGTGAGTGATGCCGAGAATGAATCTGATAAGCTTTACAAAGAAGCTCTTGAACTTGCTAATAATGAAGCAAATGCTTCTAAAGAAAAAGCAAGGTTAGAAATAGAAAATCAGACATCTTCTGCTCGTGACCAACTTTTTAAGCAAGCTGATGACTTAAGCGAACTTATTGTTAATAGATTAATTCTAGAAAAATGA
- a CDS encoding F0F1 ATP synthase subunit B translates to MNLPLLATEGFGLNLNLFETNVLNWAVVVFGLYKFLPSFLGKMLQKRREGILLELKDAEDRLLKATQALEKAKTDLSLAEEKASQIKADSLKRSESIRMESEKKAIEEMARIKQSAISDESSEASRAISQLRKEAVELAIKKALDSLPNRLDQTTQENLVTQSINNIEMN, encoded by the coding sequence ATGAATTTACCTCTTTTAGCTACAGAAGGTTTTGGATTAAATCTTAATTTATTCGAAACTAACGTTCTTAACTGGGCTGTAGTCGTTTTTGGTCTTTACAAATTTTTACCAAGTTTTCTCGGTAAAATGCTTCAAAAAAGAAGAGAGGGAATACTTCTTGAATTAAAAGATGCAGAAGATCGACTTCTTAAAGCAACACAAGCTTTAGAGAAAGCAAAGACTGACTTATCCTTAGCAGAAGAAAAAGCTAGTCAAATAAAGGCAGATTCTCTTAAGAGATCTGAATCAATCAGGATGGAAAGTGAGAAAAAAGCTATTGAAGAAATGGCACGAATAAAACAAAGTGCCATCTCTGACGAAAGCTCAGAAGCCTCAAGAGCGATTTCTCAACTTCGTAAAGAAGCTGTTGAATTAGCTATTAAGAAAGCTTTAGATTCTCTACCAAATAGACTTGATCAAACAACTCAAGAAAATTTGGTAACTCAATCCATAAACAATATTGAGATGAACTAA
- the atpB gene encoding F0F1 ATP synthase subunit A, with the protein MLLNSLSTNFAALEVGQHLYWQIGNIRLHGQVFLTSWILLGSLLVFISLGTKKMENDPKGLQNLLEFLWDYIRDLARTQIGEKVYRDWMPFIGTLFLFVFVSNWGGALIPWRLIKLPSGELGAPTADINTTIALALLVSLSYFYAGLSNKGWRYFEYYVHPTPIMLPFKILEDFTKPLSLSFRLFGNILADELVVGVLVFLVPLVLPIPVMFLGLFTSAIQALIFATLAAYYIGEAVEEHH; encoded by the coding sequence ATGTTATTAAACTCCTTGTCGACAAATTTTGCAGCATTAGAAGTTGGTCAACATCTATATTGGCAAATTGGAAATATAAGACTTCATGGACAAGTTTTTTTAACTTCTTGGATCCTATTAGGTTCATTATTAGTTTTTATCTCTTTAGGGACGAAAAAAATGGAAAATGATCCTAAAGGATTGCAAAATTTACTTGAATTTTTATGGGACTATATTAGAGATCTTGCAAGAACTCAAATTGGTGAAAAAGTTTATAGAGATTGGATGCCTTTTATCGGAACTCTATTCTTATTTGTGTTTGTTAGTAATTGGGGAGGGGCGCTTATACCTTGGAGATTAATAAAGTTACCAAGTGGAGAATTAGGAGCTCCGACAGCTGATATTAATACAACTATTGCACTGGCCTTGTTAGTATCTTTATCTTATTTCTATGCTGGTTTAAGCAATAAGGGCTGGAGATACTTCGAATATTATGTTCATCCAACACCGATAATGCTACCTTTTAAAATTTTAGAAGACTTTACCAAACCCTTATCATTATCTTTCAGGCTTTTTGGGAATATTCTTGCTGATGAACTTGTAGTTGGTGTTTTGGTTTTCCTGGTTCCCCTAGTTTTACCAATTCCTGTAATGTTTCTTGGGTTGTTTACAAGTGCAATCCAAGCATTAATCTTCGCTACACTTGCTGCTTACTACATAGGAGAAGCGGTAGAGGAACATCATTAG
- a CDS encoding FtsW/RodA/SpoVE family cell cycle protein, which produces MEISKAAKKYSHSFERNRTFDSRIKPNYLRNNFLPLPWEIWPYEGKILLILICIWSIFGLFILGSASWWVASKEMGDWAYYLKRQIIWCIPGLTIFYFVLNTNIRDLLKTSKIIFYFLIILIISTIFFGSTVNGSSRWLIMGPLQIQPSELIKPFAILEAANLFAHWNLIKKNKKLISLSTFGLLILLIMKQPNLSTAGLTGILFWVMGLCGGVKYSSLFSVASLGFLSGCISILSNEYQKLRVISFIDPWKDSEGNGYQLIQSLLAIGSGGLFGQGFGLSTQKLQYLPIQSTDFIFAIFAEEFGLLGSTLLLGFLVLLSYVSLRIAIKCRNNYTKLVAIGCVTLLIGQSILHIAVATGMMPTTGLPLPFVSYGGNSLLSSFFVIGMLLRCSLESTGFIGIISARKSLN; this is translated from the coding sequence TTGGAGATAAGTAAAGCCGCTAAAAAATATTCACATTCTTTTGAAAGAAATAGAACTTTTGATTCCAGAATAAAACCTAATTATTTAAGGAACAATTTCTTACCTTTACCGTGGGAAATCTGGCCTTATGAAGGGAAAATCCTGCTTATTTTGATATGTATTTGGTCTATTTTTGGTTTATTTATACTTGGTTCTGCAAGTTGGTGGGTGGCTAGCAAAGAAATGGGGGATTGGGCTTATTATTTAAAAAGGCAAATTATTTGGTGTATTCCGGGATTAACTATCTTTTATTTTGTTTTAAATACAAATATTAGAGATCTTTTAAAAACTTCAAAAATTATCTTCTATTTCTTAATTATCTTGATAATTTCAACAATTTTCTTCGGAAGTACAGTAAACGGTTCTTCAAGATGGTTAATTATGGGTCCTCTACAAATTCAACCCTCGGAATTGATCAAACCTTTTGCGATTTTAGAAGCAGCCAACTTATTTGCACATTGGAATTTAATAAAAAAAAATAAAAAACTTATTTCATTAAGTACTTTTGGATTGCTAATTTTATTAATAATGAAGCAACCCAATCTTAGTACGGCAGGATTAACAGGGATTCTTTTTTGGGTAATGGGTTTATGCGGTGGAGTTAAATACAGTTCACTCTTTTCAGTAGCTTCTCTAGGATTTTTGAGTGGTTGTATTAGTATTTTGAGTAATGAATATCAAAAGCTAAGAGTAATATCATTTATTGATCCTTGGAAAGATTCAGAGGGCAATGGATATCAATTAATTCAAAGTTTATTAGCGATAGGTTCAGGAGGATTATTTGGGCAAGGATTTGGTCTGTCTACACAAAAATTACAATATTTACCAATTCAAAGCACAGATTTTATTTTTGCTATTTTTGCAGAAGAATTTGGTTTATTAGGATCAACATTATTATTAGGTTTTTTAGTTCTTCTCTCTTATGTAAGCTTAAGGATTGCAATAAAATGCAGGAATAACTATACCAAGTTAGTCGCTATTGGATGTGTAACCTTACTAATAGGTCAATCCATATTGCATATAGCTGTAGCGACAGGAATGATGCCCACAACTGGGCTGCCGCTACCCTTTGTAAGTTACGGAGGAAATTCCTTATTATCCTCATTTTTTGTAATTGGAATGTTGTTAAGGTGCTCATTAGAGTCAACTGGCTTCATAGGCATTATTAGTGCACGAAAGTCTCTTAATTAG
- the atpH gene encoding ATP synthase F1 subunit delta codes for MPLLNSVTTPYAEALLQVVNENDQTEEMVNEVKQLLTLINDAPELEKTLSSPVLETETKRKIIIEIFSDRINSSLLNFLKLLADRQRIGIVTSILNRFLEIHRENSNIALATVTSAVELTDDQKGLITKKIINIAGTEKLELVTKIDPSLIGGFVASVGSKVIDASLASQIRKLGLSLSK; via the coding sequence ATGCCACTTTTAAATTCAGTCACTACTCCATATGCAGAAGCATTACTTCAGGTTGTTAATGAAAATGATCAAACTGAAGAAATGGTTAATGAAGTAAAACAACTACTTACTTTAATTAATGATGCCCCTGAGCTAGAGAAAACATTATCTTCTCCAGTTTTAGAGACAGAAACTAAGAGAAAAATTATAATTGAAATTTTTTCAGATAGGATTAATTCTTCTCTTCTTAATTTCTTGAAATTATTGGCTGATAGGCAAAGAATTGGAATTGTAACTTCAATTCTCAATAGATTTTTAGAAATTCACAGAGAAAATAGTAATATTGCATTGGCAACTGTTACTTCCGCCGTTGAGCTTACTGATGACCAAAAAGGTTTAATTACCAAAAAGATCATCAATATAGCGGGCACTGAAAAATTAGAACTTGTAACTAAAATTGATCCATCACTCATTGGTGGTTTCGTCGCGAGTGTAGGATCTAAAGTAATTGATGCTAGTCTTGCCTCTCAAATTAGAAAGCTTGGTTTGTCACTATCCAAGTAA
- the atpE gene encoding ATP synthase F0 subunit C has product MDSITSAASVVAAGLAVGLGAIGPGLGQGNAAQGAVEGIARQPEAEGKIRGTLLLSFAFMESLTIYGLVVALVLLFANPFS; this is encoded by the coding sequence ATGGATTCCATTACTTCCGCTGCATCTGTTGTAGCTGCAGGATTAGCAGTTGGTTTAGGCGCTATCGGCCCAGGCCTTGGACAAGGTAACGCAGCTCAAGGTGCTGTTGAGGGTATTGCCCGCCAACCTGAAGCTGAAGGTAAAATCAGAGGAACTCTACTTTTATCTTTCGCTTTCATGGAGTCATTAACAATCTATGGATTAGTTGTGGCTTTAGTATTACTTTTTGCGAACCCTTTTTCCTAA
- the atpA gene encoding F0F1 ATP synthase subunit alpha has translation MVSIRPDEISSILKQQITDYDQSVSVSNVGTVLQIGDGIARIYGLDQVMAGELLEFEDGTEGIALNLEDDNVGAVLMGEALGVQEGSNVKSTGKIASVPVGEAMKGRVVNPLGQPIDGKGEIPTSDNRLIEEMAPGIIKRRSVHEPMQTGITSIDAMIPVGRGQRELIIGDRQTGKTAIAIDTIINQKGQDVVCVYVAIGQKSASVANVVEVLREKGALDYTVVVSAGASEAAALQYLAPYTGAAIAEHFMYQGKATLVIYDDLTKQAQAYRQMSLLLRRPPGREAYPGDVFYCHSRLLERAAKLSDDMGGGSMTALPIIETQAGDVSAYIPTNVISITDGQIFLSADLFNSGLRPAINVGISVSRVGGAAQTKAIKKIAGTLKLELAQFDELAAFSQFASDLDEATQQQLERGKRLRELLKQAQFSPLNLAEQVAVVYAGVKGLIDEVPVEDVTKFAAELREYLKLNKAEFIEEILKEKKLNEGLETTLTEVIKEVKSSMLATV, from the coding sequence ATGGTATCTATACGCCCTGATGAAATCAGTTCAATCTTAAAACAGCAGATAACTGATTATGACCAATCTGTAAGTGTTAGCAATGTAGGAACTGTACTGCAAATAGGGGATGGCATTGCAAGAATATATGGCTTAGATCAGGTCATGGCTGGTGAATTATTAGAATTTGAAGATGGGACTGAAGGGATAGCACTAAATCTAGAAGACGATAATGTTGGCGCGGTTTTAATGGGAGAAGCTCTAGGCGTTCAAGAGGGAAGTAATGTTAAGTCAACAGGTAAAATTGCTTCTGTCCCAGTTGGAGAGGCAATGAAAGGGAGAGTTGTTAATCCTTTAGGGCAACCAATAGACGGGAAAGGTGAGATACCAACTAGTGACAATAGACTTATCGAAGAGATGGCTCCTGGAATTATTAAAAGGAGATCAGTTCATGAACCAATGCAAACAGGTATTACATCAATTGACGCAATGATACCTGTGGGGAGAGGTCAAAGAGAATTGATTATTGGAGATAGACAAACCGGAAAAACTGCGATCGCCATAGACACGATAATCAACCAAAAAGGCCAAGATGTAGTTTGTGTATATGTAGCAATTGGTCAGAAATCTGCATCAGTAGCAAATGTAGTAGAAGTTCTAAGAGAAAAAGGTGCTCTTGATTATACAGTTGTAGTGAGTGCAGGTGCTTCTGAAGCTGCTGCTTTACAGTATCTAGCTCCTTATACTGGCGCTGCTATTGCTGAGCATTTCATGTACCAAGGTAAAGCTACTCTTGTTATTTATGATGATTTAACAAAGCAAGCGCAAGCATACAGACAAATGTCTCTTCTTTTGAGAAGACCACCAGGAAGGGAAGCTTATCCTGGAGACGTTTTTTATTGTCATAGCAGATTACTTGAGAGGGCAGCAAAATTATCTGACGATATGGGTGGTGGATCAATGACAGCGCTACCAATTATTGAAACTCAAGCTGGAGATGTCTCTGCATATATTCCAACAAACGTTATTTCAATTACTGATGGACAAATTTTCTTAAGCGCAGATTTGTTTAACTCAGGCTTACGTCCTGCAATAAATGTGGGTATCTCAGTTAGTAGAGTTGGTGGGGCTGCGCAAACAAAAGCAATTAAGAAAATAGCTGGAACACTAAAATTAGAATTAGCTCAATTTGATGAATTAGCAGCATTTTCTCAATTCGCCTCTGATCTTGATGAGGCAACTCAACAACAACTTGAAAGAGGTAAGAGATTAAGAGAATTGCTTAAACAAGCACAATTCTCACCATTAAACCTTGCTGAACAAGTGGCGGTTGTTTATGCAGGTGTTAAGGGTCTTATTGACGAAGTACCTGTTGAAGATGTAACCAAATTTGCTGCTGAACTTAGAGAATATCTCAAGTTAAATAAAGCAGAATTTATTGAAGAGATTCTTAAAGAGAAGAAACTTAACGAAGGCTTAGAAACAACATTAACAGAGGTTATAAAAGAAGTTAAATCCTCAATGCTTGCCACAGTTTGA